The Gloeobacter morelensis MG652769 genome contains the following window.
ACGTCGGTTGCCAATCGATACCGGCGTCAAAAAATGAACCACGTTCAGGCAACAGGTTCGGGTTACCCTTGTGGACGGTTTTGCCGAACAGGTCATGAAAGTTGGGAGCTTTGAAGCCCTGGTTGAAATTGGCACGCAGGGCAAAGTTGGGAGCGACCTGCCAGCGAACGCCGATATTTGGATCAAAGGAATTGCCGAACTGGCTGGTGATGCTATATCTGGCCCCAGCGGTCAGGGTGACGTTGCTTGCCAGTTTGAAATCGTTGAGAAAAAATAGCGCCGGCCGGTCGAGACTGGTGTCGTAATCGGTGGTGCTGGCCCCTGTGACCAGCGACGTCACCCCCGAGCGGCCAATTTCGCGCAGGTAGTCAAAGCCGTAGGTGATGCCCCAGCCGCGAGAAACCTGCCAGGCGTGGCTGCCGCGCAGTCCCAATAGATAAATCTCGGTGCTGAAATCATCGCCGATGCGGTCGAGTTCGCGGTTAAGCGCCCGGTCCACCGAGACGCGAAATTGCAGGTTTGAATCGTTGCCCTGACCCAGTTTGCTGTCCCAGGTGAGGCCGATACCCCAGGTGTCGGTGAGCAATCGCGATTGGTGATCGTCGTTGAGCCCGAGTTGCTCGGCGCTCTGACCGTTAAACACGTTCTGGCGGGTATCGACGATCGAAAATGGCGAGATGCCCTTGGCGAAATTGCGCAAGTAGGTGTTGAGCGTAATCGTGTTGCGTGCGTCGATTTCGTAGCCAACATCGAGGTTGTAGGAGCGCGAGTTGAAATCGCCGTTGGGCCGGGTGCCGCTCAAGATGCCCACCGGCCGCTCCACCCGGTAGAAAAAGTTGTTGAGGGTGTTGAAATTTTCGTAGTTGAAATTATAAGTAACCGGCCCGCTCTTGCCCTGGTAGTAGGCGCCGTACTTGCTATAGCCGTAGGAGCCAAATTCCACGGACAACTGCCCTTCGAGGGGCCGGGTGGGCTTGCGGGTGATCACATTGATGACGCCGCCTAGGGCCGTACTGCCGTAGAGGGTCGTTCCCCCGGAGGGCATCACCTCGATGCGCTCGACATTGTTGATGGGAATTTCGCTCGGGTCGTAGTGTTCCTGGTTGAGGTTGGTGATCGGACGGCCGTCGATGAGGATGGCCGTGCTGGTGGTGGGCACGCCGCGGATAAAGTAGCCGTTGTGGACATCTGAGCCGGCTCCGAAGATATTGGTGGTCACCCCCGGCACATTGCGGATCGCATCTCCCAGGGTGCGCGAGCCTTTTTGCTCGATTTCTTTTTGGTCGATGATATAAATCGGTGTCGTCGTCTCGCTCTGCCGCTGGGCTCGACCGGTGCCGGTGACGGTCACCTCGTCGAGATCGATGGGTTTATCCTTGGGGTCCGCTTCTGTCTCGCTTGCCTGCTGGGCCACCGGCTGCGATGGAGCAACCTGTGGCCCGGCCGCCTGGGCAATGCGGTTCCATTCAGCCGGGGCCAGATCGCCCGCCCGCGTGGAGACAGGAGGCAAAGGTTCGGCCGCCGCCGCCGCAATCAAAACTGAAAACGCGCAACCCAAAACCAGTGCGTCCACCCGTAGCCCGGACATACACTCCCCCTGCCTGTTTGAATCTAAAAACCCGCCGGCACCTAGACCCGGACAGCGGATTTTTGTCAAGAAAAATGAACGACTTTAAGAAAAATCTTATCACGCGGATCCGCGTTCATTTCATCTTCTTTTCACAAAATGGGGGCGGACCAGCAAAAAGCCCCACACCGGGGTGCGGGGCTGGGCGTATGCGAAGGGCAGAGCCTCAATCGGAGATGCGGTGGTCCTGGATGCGCTCGGCCTCGGGACAGTCGTCGGAGATGAGCAGGTCGCTGGCGCTGGTGCGGCCCCGGGGAACCGAGGAGAGGCGGCGGGTGACCGAGCCGATGCTCTCCAGGCGAACCATCTCTTCCCAGGCGCAGATTTCGTCGTCGTCTTCGGTTTCGTAGCGGACGGTGACGAGATCCCCTTCGACCTCGATGATCCGCGTTCGCTCCAGCCAACGCCCTTGATCGCGCAGGTAAATCCAGACTTCTGTCCCTTCGCGGGAGAGCTGGTAAATCTTGCGATGCAACATACGGACCTCCCTAAGGCCGACAATTGTACAAAGGTTTGTATGCCGTGGCTTGCAACAATTTAGAGGTTCCTTGCGAGTGCGGGGCGTGTATATTCGACCAGCCAGTCGACGACTTTATCCTCCAACACTACACCATCCAGCACATCGATTTCGCAGATTCCGGTTGGGCTGGTGACATTGATCTCGGTGAGGTAAGTACCGATCACATCGATGCCGACAAAGTAGTGGCCGTCGGCCACCAGCCTGGGTCCAACCGCCCGGCAGATTTCGCGGTCGCGCTCGTTGAGGGTGGTTTTGACCACCCGGCCGCCGGCGGCCATGTTGCCGCGCACGTCGTCCTCGCGCGGCACGCGCAACAGAGCACCGATCGGTTCACCGGCTAAAAGCACGATGCGCTTGTCGCCCTGGCGCGATTCTTCGAGGTAGCGCTGCACCATGACAGGGCGGGTGCCGTAGGCGGTGCTCGCCTCGATGATCGCGTTGAGGTTACGATCGGCGCGCGCGAGCAGAAAAATTCCTTCGCCGCCCTTGCCGTCTAGAGGCTTGATCACCGCCCGGTGGTGGATATCGACAAAATCGAGGATGTCCTGGCGGAGGGTGCAGACCCGCGTCTCGGGGACCAGGTCGGGAAAGTGCAGGGCGTAGAGCTTTTCATTGTCGTTGCGCAATCCCGAGGGCCGGTTGAGCACAAAAGTCGTGCGCCCGTCGCCGCGGCCGGCGTTGACCAGATCGAGAATCTGCGTGGCCCAGAGGTAGGCGGCGGTGACCGGCGGATCTTTGCGCATCCAGATGACGTCAGCTTCGCTCAGGGGGTAAAAGCCAACGGCTTCGACCGTATAGAACGGTGTGCGGCCCGGGTGGATGGCCAGGGTGCGCACCTGGGCGGCGGCGCGGTGGTGGTGGACCTGCAAATCGCCCACCTCCGCCGCCCAAACGCTGTGGCCGCGGCGCGCCGCGGCCTGCATCAGAGCAACCGAAGTGTCGTGACCGGGTTTGAGGGTATCGAGCGGATCGACGATAAAAAGAATCTTCATGAAGCGACAAGCAGCGGATCGAGCTGGCCGGAGCGATCGAGTGCGTATAGATCGTCGCAACCGCCGATGTGCTTGCCGTCGATAAATATCTGCGGCACGCTGCGCCCGCCGTCGGCGCGCTCGGCCATCACAGAGCGCGCCGCCTCGTCGCCGTCGATGGCGTATTCGGTGAAGGCGACACTTTTTTGCTTGAGCAGAGCCTTCGCACGAATGCAGTACGGACAGAATTGCCAGGTATAAATTTCAACCTTGGGGTTCATCAAAGGCCTCCAGTGGGCGTTCGCCCTCGCCACCATTGTAACTTCCGTCAGGGACAAGGCCGCCTTGCATGAAGCCGTAGGACACTGAAGAGCAGCAACCCGCCTTACGAGAAGACCAATGAGCGAAAAACTGCGCGCCCTACTGTTCGATGTGGACGGCACTCTGGCTGATACCGAGCGCGACGGCCACCGCGTCGCCTTCAACCGCGCCTTTGCCGAGGCCGGGCTTGACTGGAACTGGTCAGTAGAGCTGTACGGCGAACTGCTCGCCGTCACCGGCGGCAAAGAGCGCATCCGCCACTTTCTGGAGCGCTACCACCCTGGATTTGAAGCTCCCCCGGACCTGGTGGGATTTGTGGCTGGGCTGCACGCCGCCAAGACCCGCCATTACGTGCGCATGCTCGCCGAAGGCGGCATCCCGCTGCGCTCAGGGGTTGAACGCCTGCTCAAAGAAGCGAAGGCGGCCGGGTTGCGCCTGGCCATCGCCACGACCACCACGCCGGACAACGTCACTGCCCTGCTGGCGAGCACCCTCGGGGAGGAAGGGACGGCGCTGTTCGAGTGCATCGGCGCCGGGGACGTGGTACCTGCCAAAAAACCAGCTCCGGACATTTATGTCTACGTGCTCGAAAAGATGGGCCTCGACCCCGCCGAGTGCGTCGCCTTCGAAGATTCTGAAAATGGTCTGCGCTCGGCTGTGGACGCGCAGCTGACGACAATCGTCACCACCAACGACTACACCCGCAGCCACGACTTCGGCGGGGCGGCGCTGGTGGTCGATCGCTTCGGCGAACCCGGCGAGCCGTTTGACCTGATAGACGGCGAGGCAGGGGACGCCGCATACGTCGACCTTGCCCTGGTGCGCCGGGTGCATAGCGCTTAGAGCAGGTGTCAGGTGCATCAAAACAGCCGGTCGGCTCTCTACCCTGTCGAAAGATTGCCAGGATGTCTTCAACGCGGGAACGAAACGCTCTTGCAAAAACATTCAAAACTCTAGGCGTCCGCGCTCAAAACCAACTCCAGCACCAGCCAAAGACTCAGTAACCACGGCTGCAGGGTGAGGGCTGCGACTCCCGCCGCCCACCAGTGCACCTGGGCAATCAGCACAAGGATCGCCACAGCAGCGCTCGTGATCGCCAGGCACCCCAGACGCAACCGCCAGACGGTGGCGGTTTTGGGAGCTTTGGCCGCTTCTGCGCAGGTCCCCGCCGCCCCCAGCACGATGTGGCGCTGGCGCACCAGGATGGCCAGCAGCCGGTCAAAGGCCACCAGAGCGCAAGCTCCCGCCGGTACCAGGGCCAGAAGCCACCCCCAGACCGCCAGGGCGGTGTGCAGGGGCGTAGCGCTCGATAGCCGGGAATCGTTTGCAAGGATCAAAGCTCCCCAACCGATGGCCAGACAACTGAGGGCGACCACCCACCCACCGGCCACCAGGCTGCCCGGCACCAGTTGCCAGAAGCGATCGAGATAGACGCGCCCGGCGGCTGTGAGTATGCCCCCCAGGTGCGGCTCGATGCGGCCCACCGGGCCGGGATGGGCCAGCCCGTAGAGCTTCAGGCCCGCTCTGGCAAAGGCGCGCACCTGGGCGTCGGTGGAACTGAGCAATTGCGAGCAATGGGTGAGCAGCAATTCCTCGCGACCCACCGCCAGGCTGCAGCGGGCAATCCACATGCGCACCCGCTCGCGCTCGCTCGCCGAACGCTCTCCCGGCAACGCCTGCTGAAAGTAATAAAGCGCTTCGGTGTACTGCTGCAACTGAAAGGCACTCAGACCCCGTTCAAGAAGCGACATCGCCCAAATCCCATATGTGCGAAATTCTAGCAGATGTGCCAGGGGAACTCTTGACACCGCCCCCCGTCGGTGGGATAACGTTTTGAACTTGACGGAGCTGTTCGTGGGCCGTTTTTTGCTGGGCCTGATGCTGGCCGGTATGCTGTCGCTCGGGGCGGCGGTGCGGGCTGAGAGCGAGGCGGTTCCCCTACCGCCGGTTCAATTTAGCGAGCGCACCCTGGCCAACGGGCTGCGGGTGCTGTTGGTCGAAGATCACACCTCGCCGACGGTGGCCATCCAGGTCGCTTATCACGTCGGGGGCAAGGACGATCCGCCCGGCCGTTCGGGCTTTGCGCATCTGTTTGAGCACCTGATGTTCAAGGGAACGGCCAACACCAAACCGGAGACCCTCGACCGGCTCACCGAGGATGTGGGCGGCTTCAACAACGCCTTTACCTCCGAGGACATTACCAATTACTTCGAAGTGGTGCCCTCCAACTATCTGGAGACCCTTCTGTGGGCGGAGGCCGACCGCCTCGGGTCGCTCGTCGTCGATGAGACCAACTTCAAGACCGAGCGGCAGGTGGTGATTGGCGAGTATGACCAGCGCGTGCTGGCCAGTCCCTACGGCATGCTCTTCGAACTGCTCGACAGCAAATCCTACACGGTGCACCCTTACCGCCGGGGGGTGATCGGCAACCCGGCCGAACTGAACGCCGCCACCCTCGAAGATGTCCAGAATTTCCACCGCACCTACTACCAGCCCGACAACGCCACGCTGGTGGTGGTGGGGGATTTTGACCCCGTCCAGGCCAACCGGTGGATCGACCAGTACTTTGGGGCGGTGCCCAACAATTCCCGGCCGATTCCGCGGGTGAGCGTCGTCGAGCCCAAGCAAAGCGTCGAGCGGCGCACGACGTACTACGGCGCCAATGTGCCGCTGCCGGCGGTGGCGCTGGTCTACCATGGCCCGGCGCGCTCCAGTCCCGACCGGGCTGCCCTCGATGTGCTGGAGAATGTGCTTTCGCAAGGGCAGAGCGCCCGGCTCTACCGCACCCTGGTCTACGAACAGCAGGTGGCCTCCCAGGTGTCCTCGAGCGCGGATCTGCGCGAGCAGCCGGGGCTGTTTGTGGTCTACGCCATCTTGAACGCGGGCAAAAAGCCCGAGCAGGCCCGCGCCCTGCTCGACGGCGAAATCGCCAAGCTGCAGCAAGCGCCGGTACCGGAGGCGGAACTGGCCAAGGCCAAGACCCAACTGATTGCTGAACTGGTGCGCGGCCGGGAGCAGGCCAACGACCGCGCCACCGAGCTGGTGCTTGCCACGCTGGTAGGCGGGGATCCCAGGCAAGTCAACACCGCCCTCGAAGAGATCCAGAAATTGACCGCCCAGGACGTGCAGCGCGTCGCCCGCCAGTATCTGGTGCCCACCAACCGCACCGTCATCGACTACCTGCCCCGGGCGATGCCACCGGCCGGACCCACCAAAAAGGAGCGCAAGTCGCCATGAAAACGTTGTGTTGGGTGCTGGCGGCAGCGGTGCTCCTCGCCCCAGCGGCAGCCTCTGCCCAGACGCAGACGCCGCCGCCCCCGGGACCCCCTCCTTCGGTGAGTTACCCGACCCCGGTCGAGCGCACCCTCGTCAACGGCCTGCGGGTGATCGCCGTGCAGCGCCCGAACGTGCCGCTGGTGGCCGCGCAGCTGATCGTCAAAAGCGGCAGCGAGACCGACCCGCCCGCCCGCCCCGGCATCGCTTCGCTCGCTGCCGATCTGCTCAACAAGGGGACCAAGACCCGCAGCGCCCTGGAGATTGCCCAGGCCATCGATGCGCTCGGAGCCGAACTGGAGGCAAGTGCCGGCTTCGATGCGACCCGCGTGGAAGTGAGTGCCACCACACCCCAGTTCGGGCGGGCCTTCGCGATCCTGGCAGAGGTGGTGCGCGCCCCCGCCTTTGCCCCGGCTGAAATTGCCCGGGCCAAAACCCAGGCGATCAGCAATCTGCAACTGGCCTACAGCAACCCTTCGACCCTGGCGCAGCTGGTGGCGCAGCGGCTGATGTACGGCGAAGCCCCCTACGGTCAACCGGCCGAGGGCACCCCCACATCGGTCGGCGCCATCGCCCGCCCCGATCTGGAGCGCTTCCACCGCACCTACTTCCGGCCGGACAACGCCGTGCTCGTGCTCGGAGGAGACATCGCCCCGGAGGCAGCTTTTGCCGAGGCCGAGCGCGTCTTCGGCAACTGGGCCAAACCCGCCGCACCGCTGCCTGCTTTGCCCAGGGACAAACGCACCGCTGCTTCCCGCGTCGTTGTGATCGATCAGCCCGAGGCGGGCCGCACGGCGGTGGCGGTCGGCAAACCCGTCCTCCGCCGCGCCGATCCGGCCTACATTGCGGGCGTGGTCACCAACGCCGTGCTCACCGGTTACTCCGGCCGGCTCAATGCCGAGGTGCGCATCAAGCGGGGACTGTCCTACGGCGCCAGTACCAGCCTGGTGGGCCGCCGCGATCCGGGTCCGTTTGTGGCTGCCACCCTGGTGGATCACACCAAAGCCGCCGAGGCCACCCAGGTGGTGATCGACACCCTCGCGAGCCTGGTAGGTCAACCGGCGGGCGCCGAAGAACTGAAGCCGCGCAAGGCGGTAGTCACCGGCGGCTTCGCCCGTTCGCTCGAAACCATCGACGGTCTGGTGAACCAGGTGGGCACCCTCGCCCTCTACGGCTTGCCCCTGGGGCAGATCAACACCTTCATCGGCGAGGCGGAGGCGATCACCCCCCTCAAAGTCCAGGAATTTGCCGCGGGCTATCTGCAGTCCAACCAATCGGTGGTGCTGGTGGGCAACGCCAAGGCGTTTCTGCCCGACTTGCGCAGGCGCTTTGCCGAGCGCGCCTCCCGCATCGAGGTGATTCTCTTCAATCGGCTCGATCTCGGTCGGGCGAGCCTGGTGCGTGCCACAGGAGTGGCCGGAAAGTGACCGCTTTTAGGGTGTTTCCGGGCGATTGATCACGTTGGGTGGAGCGGGGGCGCGCTCGGCGGCGCATCTACGGGTACGCACAAAATCGCCCGCGTCCTCAAGTTGAAAGCTGGTGACGGTGCGGTCGCCGCCGCCGTACTCGTTGACCAGATTGCCGTCAATGATGGTTTGTACGTTCCTGGTGCCGACGCCCAGCCCTTTCTGGGGGCTGGTGACGATGGTGAGCGACTGGTCGGGGTAGAGGACGTTGGTGTTGTTTTCGGAAAGCCCCAACCCCATCTGACGACCCAACTGGAACATCGTCTGCTGGGTAATCTGCTCGGGGTGCCACCAACGAAAACCCTGCGCCACCCAGGCGCCGACATCGCGCTTGAAGGGCATGCGCACCACGACCCGGCCGCTGCGCTCGTCGATGAAGTAGCTGCTGTAGTCAGGATAATCCTCGAACGCTTCGACGACGACATCGGCCTGTTCGGGGGAAGGGACCACCACCAGCGGCTCCGGCAATTTGCCCTCGGCGTAGCCCACCACCATCGCGTTCCACTTGATGAGGCCTTGTTCGAGACCTTTGAACAACACTTCAGGAATCGTTTCCTGGGTATCTTTGAGCGCGACGGGCAGAGCGACCCGCAGCGGAAAGCACCCCGGCACCCGGCCGCCGGAGCGGATCTGCAGCGCAAATTCCACCGGGCCGCGGGAGGCTGTGGCCACTACCGCCCGGCGGATCGCCTCCTCCAGGCTGCGGCGGGTCAGCTCGGCCGCTTCCCCGCCTGCGGTAGCGAGGGGACCGCCCAGGGTGAATTGGGGATCGATCAGGTGTCCGTCGGACAGCAGCTGCGCTTTGACGGTGACGGTGCCGTCGGTCTTGAGCCGCGGCAGTTTCCACTGGGCCTGAACCGCTTCGCGGGCAAGCTGGCTGGGGGGCAACCCCGCAGCGGTGCCCACCGAGGCCAAATAGACCATCAAACCGCCGAACAGCAACAACGAACGCACGCAAGAGATCATCACGGCTGCCACTTCCAACCAACGCGTGGGCCTGTCTACAGGTAGTACAATAACGCCAAATGTATGCAAGCTTCAGCAGACACCCGCTGTACAGGCTCCATCGGATGGGAGCCAGTTCCAGTCTACAAGTGCGCAGGCGCGGGCCTTGGAGGCCGTCAAGGGCCGGGACGCGGCCTGGCGAGTTCGCAATTCAAAAATGGACAAACACTTCGGGAACAAAGGTGCCGTGCAGGCTGTAGGGAACGTGGTGCTTGAGGCCGAGGCGGGTCAGGCAGCTGAGATCCCGGCCATCCAGAATCCACAGATCGCTCCTGTCGCGCCGGGCATCGTAGACCATCGCCAATAGCCAGCCGTCGTCTTCGGCAGTACCGTCCGGGCGGGGCACGAAGATCGGTTCGCTGACGAACCCGGACGGAGCAAAGCTGTGAAATAGCGCTTGGCCCGTTTCGACATCGAGTTTGGCGATGGCCTGCAAAGGGGCGTTGCGGCCCGCCGCGTGGACAGCGGCGGCAAAGGCGAAGCGGTAGGGACGCCCGACGCGGTCGGGATGCACCTGGGGAAATTCGGCCGAGCGCCTGAGCAGGGGTCGGGCCTCGACCCGACCGTTGGCCGGGTCGATCTGCGTGCGCCAGAGCCAGCCTTCGGGCAACCGGCTGAAGTCGGTCTGGCGAAAATCGCGGTCCTCCTGGGTGGTGATGTATTCTTCGTAGCGGATGCTGTCGACGACGATCCGGCCCTCCCGCTCGAAGGCGTTGACGTGGTGAAAGACAAAGAACGGGTCTGTGGCAATCGTCTGCACCGGCCCGCCGTTTCTTGGAATGAGCAGTATCCGCGTCGGTTCGCCGGGGGCGAGGCGCAGACATTCCCCGGCCGCCTTGAAACCCAGGACAAACGGCAGCGGATCGAGGGCCATCGGGTTCTGAAAAAAGATCCAGTAGTTTTCGCTCAACGCAAAATCGTGCACGAAGGCAAAGCCCGGCACGGTGTGCTCGCTCTCGATGCGCACGCCGCCGTCGGGGGAGAGCCGGTAGATATACAGAAGCGTCTGCAGGCCGGTACGCACCCCAAAGGAGATCAAATCGCCGGTCGCAGGATCGAGGCGGGGGTGGGCGGCGAAGGGTTTGCCGCCGCAGAGCACCCCTGCGAGATCATCGAGGCCAAACGTTTCGAGGCTCGCCGGGTCAAGGCGGTGGGGAGGAGCGGCCTCCCAAAGCGCCAGAAGCCGGCCGCCGTGGTAGACGATACCGGTATTGGCGACGTTCTTGAAGCCGAAGTCGAAGGCGTTTGTCCAGAAGCCGCCGGGCCTGAGGGTGCCGAAGACGTTTTTGCTCAGAATCCGCCCGGCTGCCGATTCTTGGATAAAACCCTCGGTGCGCACGAAGCGGTTTTGAAAGTAAGCCCGGCCGCCCGCGAAGCGCACTGCCGAGATCATGCCGTCGCCGTCGAACGGGTGCTTGTAGGAGACCCCGCCGCGCTCGAAGCGGCCCGGGCCGTTGCGAAAGAGGGTGCCCGCAAGCCCGGCCGGGATCGTACCTTCGATATCGTCAATCCCATAGGCCTGCTCGGCTTCAAGGGTGCGGTACCCTCCGGCCCAATCGGCCGGCGCATACGAGTTTCGCGAATCCTGGGCGGCGGTCATGGCGGCTCGCCTCCGGCAAACAGTTCGTTTCAAATGTTAACAAACTCTCGGCCGTTGGCGCGCTCAAAGCGGCGGCAGCACCACCAGCGGCTGCAGGAAACCCGCCTCGCAGGCCGCCACACCCAAAAAGCGCTCCGTCTCGGCCTCCCAGATCTGTGCGAAGGTACCCCCGCAATCGCCCGGTACCTTCTGGCCCATCAACCAGCGCGCCGCAAGCAGT
Protein-coding sequences here:
- a CDS encoding TonB-dependent receptor plug domain-containing protein, with the translated sequence MSGLRVDALVLGCAFSVLIAAAAAEPLPPVSTRAGDLAPAEWNRIAQAAGPQVAPSQPVAQQASETEADPKDKPIDLDEVTVTGTGRAQRQSETTTPIYIIDQKEIEQKGSRTLGDAIRNVPGVTTNIFGAGSDVHNGYFIRGVPTTSTAILIDGRPITNLNQEHYDPSEIPINNVERIEVMPSGGTTLYGSTALGGVINVITRKPTRPLEGQLSVEFGSYGYSKYGAYYQGKSGPVTYNFNYENFNTLNNFFYRVERPVGILSGTRPNGDFNSRSYNLDVGYEIDARNTITLNTYLRNFAKGISPFSIVDTRQNVFNGQSAEQLGLNDDHQSRLLTDTWGIGLTWDSKLGQGNDSNLQFRVSVDRALNRELDRIGDDFSTEIYLLGLRGSHAWQVSRGWGITYGFDYLREIGRSGVTSLVTGASTTDYDTSLDRPALFFLNDFKLASNVTLTAGARYSITSQFGNSFDPNIGVRWQVAPNFALRANFNQGFKAPNFHDLFGKTVHKGNPNLLPERGSFFDAGIDWQPTSTTNLRFTTFIANISNLMSLNLADPRFADFAYFQSLGYVFNDRVRVNYPSVYNTGFEMGFNWRMAPSWEFFLTNTYTDSRVVEGLRPEINQTQQALVPFLMGRAGFSYEDPNGFRAAVFANVVGGRSVDTYHVGPGDAEVFDPAGNPIFISHIAKLPPGSLLPGYTTVDLSLRVPVAQAIVFNAYIDNLLNTYYERSYGGPAPGTNFRVGLKTTF
- a CDS encoding DUF6679 family protein: MLHRKIYQLSREGTEVWIYLRDQGRWLERTRIIEVEGDLVTVRYETEDDDEICAWEEMVRLESIGSVTRRLSSVPRGRTSASDLLISDDCPEAERIQDHRISD
- the gshB gene encoding glutathione synthase, translated to MKILFIVDPLDTLKPGHDTSVALMQAAARRGHSVWAAEVGDLQVHHHRAAAQVRTLAIHPGRTPFYTVEAVGFYPLSEADVIWMRKDPPVTAAYLWATQILDLVNAGRGDGRTTFVLNRPSGLRNDNEKLYALHFPDLVPETRVCTLRQDILDFVDIHHRAVIKPLDGKGGEGIFLLARADRNLNAIIEASTAYGTRPVMVQRYLEESRQGDKRIVLLAGEPIGALLRVPREDDVRGNMAAGGRVVKTTLNERDREICRAVGPRLVADGHYFVGIDVIGTYLTEINVTSPTGICEIDVLDGVVLEDKVVDWLVEYTRPALARNL
- the grxC gene encoding glutaredoxin 3; the protein is MNPKVEIYTWQFCPYCIRAKALLKQKSVAFTEYAIDGDEAARSVMAERADGGRSVPQIFIDGKHIGGCDDLYALDRSGQLDPLLVAS
- a CDS encoding HAD family hydrolase gives rise to the protein MSEKLRALLFDVDGTLADTERDGHRVAFNRAFAEAGLDWNWSVELYGELLAVTGGKERIRHFLERYHPGFEAPPDLVGFVAGLHAAKTRHYVRMLAEGGIPLRSGVERLLKEAKAAGLRLAIATTTTPDNVTALLASTLGEEGTALFECIGAGDVVPAKKPAPDIYVYVLEKMGLDPAECVAFEDSENGLRSAVDAQLTTIVTTNDYTRSHDFGGAALVVDRFGEPGEPFDLIDGEAGDAAYVDLALVRRVHSA
- a CDS encoding M16 family metallopeptidase, with product MNLTELFVGRFLLGLMLAGMLSLGAAVRAESEAVPLPPVQFSERTLANGLRVLLVEDHTSPTVAIQVAYHVGGKDDPPGRSGFAHLFEHLMFKGTANTKPETLDRLTEDVGGFNNAFTSEDITNYFEVVPSNYLETLLWAEADRLGSLVVDETNFKTERQVVIGEYDQRVLASPYGMLFELLDSKSYTVHPYRRGVIGNPAELNAATLEDVQNFHRTYYQPDNATLVVVGDFDPVQANRWIDQYFGAVPNNSRPIPRVSVVEPKQSVERRTTYYGANVPLPAVALVYHGPARSSPDRAALDVLENVLSQGQSARLYRTLVYEQQVASQVSSSADLREQPGLFVVYAILNAGKKPEQARALLDGEIAKLQQAPVPEAELAKAKTQLIAELVRGREQANDRATELVLATLVGGDPRQVNTALEEIQKLTAQDVQRVARQYLVPTNRTVIDYLPRAMPPAGPTKKERKSP
- a CDS encoding M16 family metallopeptidase, translating into MKTLCWVLAAAVLLAPAAASAQTQTPPPPGPPPSVSYPTPVERTLVNGLRVIAVQRPNVPLVAAQLIVKSGSETDPPARPGIASLAADLLNKGTKTRSALEIAQAIDALGAELEASAGFDATRVEVSATTPQFGRAFAILAEVVRAPAFAPAEIARAKTQAISNLQLAYSNPSTLAQLVAQRLMYGEAPYGQPAEGTPTSVGAIARPDLERFHRTYFRPDNAVLVLGGDIAPEAAFAEAERVFGNWAKPAAPLPALPRDKRTAASRVVVIDQPEAGRTAVAVGKPVLRRADPAYIAGVVTNAVLTGYSGRLNAEVRIKRGLSYGASTSLVGRRDPGPFVAATLVDHTKAAEATQVVIDTLASLVGQPAGAEELKPRKAVVTGGFARSLETIDGLVNQVGTLALYGLPLGQINTFIGEAEAITPLKVQEFAAGYLQSNQSVVLVGNAKAFLPDLRRRFAERASRIEVILFNRLDLGRASLVRATGVAGK
- a CDS encoding carotenoid oxygenase family protein, with amino-acid sequence MTAAQDSRNSYAPADWAGGYRTLEAEQAYGIDDIEGTIPAGLAGTLFRNGPGRFERGGVSYKHPFDGDGMISAVRFAGGRAYFQNRFVRTEGFIQESAAGRILSKNVFGTLRPGGFWTNAFDFGFKNVANTGIVYHGGRLLALWEAAPPHRLDPASLETFGLDDLAGVLCGGKPFAAHPRLDPATGDLISFGVRTGLQTLLYIYRLSPDGGVRIESEHTVPGFAFVHDFALSENYWIFFQNPMALDPLPFVLGFKAAGECLRLAPGEPTRILLIPRNGGPVQTIATDPFFVFHHVNAFEREGRIVVDSIRYEEYITTQEDRDFRQTDFSRLPEGWLWRTQIDPANGRVEARPLLRRSAEFPQVHPDRVGRPYRFAFAAAVHAAGRNAPLQAIAKLDVETGQALFHSFAPSGFVSEPIFVPRPDGTAEDDGWLLAMVYDARRDRSDLWILDGRDLSCLTRLGLKHHVPYSLHGTFVPEVFVHF